A DNA window from Salarias fasciatus chromosome 23 unlocalized genomic scaffold, fSalaFa1.1 super_scaffold_20, whole genome shotgun sequence contains the following coding sequences:
- the LOC115383758 gene encoding claudin-10-like, whose protein sequence is MKIRVIQIWGFLMTVLGWIFVACTMAMEGWKITSIGGMGGSSIIKVAWYWSSLWRSCFTDSTAVSNCYDYPVLWSVEGHIQIVRGLLMAALSLGMLGFVLSLLGMECTFIGGKDPSKYRKIYAGGWCHIVSGLLSTCGYAVYAQHVSVEYFTPDFDGLTYDLGTPLFLGWVGSAFQSTGGFFYLWSVCTPLCGGQTTVINIRELQDPEQSKSTTALSAVSEITSKTKLSSVSELSSRSDRSDVSDISSKTGRTSKSGRSSKSGRTARSARSAGSTSESGSESQSALSSSVSTLSDLRSGGGGGSSRTVSSLSGSSRSETTPFIKNSYI, encoded by the exons ATGAAGATCCGAGTGATCCAGATCTGGGGCTTCCTGATGACGGTGCTGGGCTGGATCTTCGTGGCTTGCACCATGGCCATGGAGGGCTGGAAGATCACCTCCATCGGGGGCATGGGCGGCTCGTCCATCATCAAGGTGGCGTGGTACTGGTCCAGCCTGTGGAGGTCCTGCTTCACAGACTCCACGGCCGTCAGTAACTGCTACGACTACCCCGTGCTCTGGTCCGTGGAGG GACACATCCAGATCGTGCGCGGCCTGCTGATGGCGGCGCTCTCCCTGGGCATGCTGGGCTTCGTGCTCAGCCTGCTGGGCATGGAGTGCACCTTCATCGGGGGGAAAGACCCGTCCAAGTACAGGAAGATCTACGCTGGGGGGTGGTGCCACATCGTCAGCG GTTTGCTGTCCACATGTGGGTACGCCGTTTACGCACAGCATGTCTCAGTAGAATATTTCACCCCCGACTTCGACGGACTCAC GTACGACCTGGGCACGCCGCTCTTCCTGGGCTGGGTGGGCTCGGCCTTCCAATCCACCGGCGGGTTCTTCTATCTGTGGTCGGTGTGCACGCCGCTCTGCGGGGGCCAGACCAC ggtGATCAACATCAGAGAGCTGCAAGACCCCGAACAGAGCAAGTCCACCACAGCTCTGTCGGCCGTGTCGGAGATCACATCGAAGACCAAactctcctccgtctccgagCTGTCGTCTCGCTCCGACCGCTCCGACGTATCGGACATCTCCTCGAAGACGGGGCGCACATCCAAGTCGGGTCGCTCTTCCAAGAGTGGACGGACCGCCAGATCAGCGAGGTCTGCAGGGTCCACGTCTGAATCGGGGTCCGAGTCGCAGTCCGCGCTCTCCTCCAGCGTTTCCACCTTGTCGGAtctgaggagcggcggcggcggcggcagcagtcGGACGGTGTCGTCACTGTCGGGCAGCTCCAGGAGTGAAACCACTCCCTTCATCAAAAACTCCTACAtctaa
- the LOC115383759 gene encoding claudin-10-like isoform X2, which yields MWTGPAQIVGLLLYIVDWGLVGCTLGMDRWRVAQPGGRGGSSVVATAWYWSDLWRDCYEDSTAVVNCVDFGVLWTVKPYVQAARGLLLTGLVLGLVGTVLTFFGMDCTRIGGDAKTKHGTLLAACAFQLVGCVSAMAAYCLYISTVAAAILHSRADPSELSYELGPPLYVGLVGSVLVLLGCGIQCAAARSAKQPNRRDGRRTGGSEKLDVDAKRWRATSYRMASVVVV from the exons ATGTGGACGGGTCCGGCTCAGATTGTGGGTCTGCTGCTCTACATAGTGGACTGGGGCTTGGTGGGCTGCACCCTCGGCATGGACCGCTGGAG GGTGGCCCAGCCAGGGGGTCGGGGGGGCTCCTCTGTGGTGGCGACGGCCTGGTACTGGTCCGACCTGTGGAGGGACTGCTACGAGGACTCCACTGCTGTGGTGAACTGCGTAGACTTTGGGGTTCTGTGGACGGTGAAAC CCTACGTCCAGGCAGCCAGGGGTCTCCTGCTGACCGGCCTCGTCCTCGGCTTGGTGGGAACCGTGCTCACATTCTTCGGTATGGACTGCACCCGAATCGGCGGGGACGCAAAAACGAAGCACGGGACTCTATTAGCGGCGTGTGCTTTCCAGCTGGTTGGCT GCGTTTCGGCCATGGCTGCCTATTGTTTATACATAAGTACAGTGGCCGCGGCGATTttacacagcagagcagatccGTCGGAACTGAG CTACGAGCTGGGACCACCCCTGTACGTGGGCCTGGTGGGGAGCGTCCTCGTCCTGCTGGGATGTGGAATTCAATGCGCGGCCGCGCGCAGCGCCAAGCAGCCAAACAG GAGAGACGGCCGGAGGACAGGAGGGTCAGAGAAGCTGGACGTGGACGCAAAAAGATGGAGAGCCACTTCGTACAGGATGGCTTCAGTTGTGGTTGTTTGA
- the LOC115383759 gene encoding claudin-10-like isoform X1, whose protein sequence is MWTGPAQIVGLLLYIVDWGLVGCTLGMDRWRVAQPGGRGGSSVVATAWYWSDLWRDCYEDSTAVVNCVDFGVLWTVKRGLRPGSQGSPADRPRPRLGGNRAHILRYGLHPNRRGRKNEARDSISGVCFPAGWLRFGHGCLLFIHKYSGRGDFTQQSRSVGTELRAGTTPVRGPGGERPRPAGMWNSMRGRAQRQAAKQERRPEDRRVREAGRGRKKMESHFVQDGFSCGCLTFRAASVISTLTRRFWSKRISIKQDSCFFILLMICP, encoded by the exons ATGTGGACGGGTCCGGCTCAGATTGTGGGTCTGCTGCTCTACATAGTGGACTGGGGCTTGGTGGGCTGCACCCTCGGCATGGACCGCTGGAG GGTGGCCCAGCCAGGGGGTCGGGGGGGCTCCTCTGTGGTGGCGACGGCCTGGTACTGGTCCGACCTGTGGAGGGACTGCTACGAGGACTCCACTGCTGTGGTGAACTGCGTAGACTTTGGGGTTCTGTGGACGGTGAAACGTGG CCTACGTCCAGGCAGCCAGGGGTCTCCTGCTGACCGGCCTCGTCCTCGGCTTGGTGGGAACCGTGCTCACATTCTTCGGTATGGACTGCACCCGAATCGGCGGGGACGCAAAAACGAAGCACGGGACTCTATTAGCGGCGTGTGCTTTCCAGCTGGTTGGCT GCGTTTCGGCCATGGCTGCCTATTGTTTATACATAAGTACAGTGGCCGCGGCGATTttacacagcagagcagatccGTCGGAACTGAG CTACGAGCTGGGACCACCCCTGTACGTGGGCCTGGTGGGGAGCGTCCTCGTCCTGCTGGGATGTGGAATTCAATGCGCGGCCGCGCGCAGCGCCAAGCAGCCAAACAG GAGAGACGGCCGGAGGACAGGAGGGTCAGAGAAGCTGGACGTGGACGCAAAAAGATGGAGAGCCACTTCGTACAGGATGGCTTCAGTTGTGGTTGTTTGACCTTCAGAGCTGCTTCAGTCATCTCAACATTAACTCGCCGATTCTGGTCAAAGAGAATTTCAATAAAGCAGGACTCATGCTTCTTTATACTCCTCATGATTTGtccttga
- the cldn10d gene encoding claudin-10 produces the protein MKYRTVVMYLEIGCFVSCLCGWILVCSTLPTEYWTFSEVGSIVLTTSNYYSNLWRDCISDTTGVSDCKDYPSMLALPAFLHACRALAVCAVITGFFGGVLALVGMKCTKIGGSEIANARVTFAGGLTYLASGFCGMITYSWWANKVITEFLDPNFRAQKFELGAAVFVGWGGSILLICGGAVMTYFSGKEGLPSSSLDGPRRPATYATARSRRTYMRPATSSRVTLVPPLFYQGRKSRGTRTATTTRTGRTFMRDSFV, from the exons ATGAAGTACCGCACGGTGGTGATGTACCTGGAGATCGGCTGCTTCGTGTCCTGCCTCTGCGGCTGGATCCTGGTGTGCTCCACGCTGCCCACCGAGTACTGGACCTTCTCCGAGGTGGGCAGCATCGTGCTCACCACGTCCAACTACTACTCCAACCTGTGGAGGGACTGCATCTCCGACACCACGGGGGTGTCCGACTGCAAGGACTACCCCTCCATGCTGGCACTGCCCG CGTTCCTGCACGCCTGCAGGGCGCTGGCGGTCTGCGCCGTCATCACCGGCTTCTTCGGAGGCGTCCTCGCCCTGGTGGGGATGAAATGCACCAAAATCGGCGGCTCGGAGATCGCCAACGCCAGGGTGACGTTTGCCGGCGGCCTGACCTACCTGGCTTCAG GATTCTGCGGGATGATCACGTACTCCTGGTGGGCCAACAAAGTCATCACGGAGTTCTTGGATCCGAATTTCAGGGCACAGAA ATTTGAACTCGGCGCGGCGGTTTTCGTCGGCTGGGGAGGCTCCATTCTTCTCATCTGCGGCGGGGCGGTGATGACTTACTTCTCAGGAAAAGAAGGGCTGCCGTCCAG TTCCTTGGACGGGCCACGGAGACCGGCTACCTACGCCACCGCCCGCAGCAGACGGACCTACATGCGGCCGGCCACGTCGTCCAGAGTCACCCTGGTCCCGCCGCTGTTCTACCAGGGCAGGAAGAGCCGGGGGACCAGAACGGCGACGACGACCAGAACTGGGAGAACCTTCATGAGGGACAGCTTCGTGTGA